The Pleuronectes platessa chromosome 11, fPlePla1.1, whole genome shotgun sequence DNA segment TGGGGCGTTGCTGAGGCGTCTGCGAAGGACCTCCAGGTCAGCATCACTCTGGTAACGTAGCTGGGAGTGGGCTGTGGAAGCAGAAACAGTGGGACTCTGTAATGTTTACAATTATACATTTCTTCTTATGCCATCTATTTATGTCAATGTACTTAATAATGGTCCTAGGTATCTGATGCAAAATCATCACTTATTTGGCACAACACACATATGTACTTTTTCCAATTCATGACCATTTATTCTTTCAAAGGAAACAAGTTAACTTtaaaaattacacaaataatCATCTAATCAGATAGGAGCAGAATTAGCAGATTTATGGTAGCATGCGCGCTGGTTGAATCTAATTCATGCTCTGGTACCTACCAACTGGGGTGAGCTTTGTGGGACTGAGGGGACGAGGGATGTTATCTACGCTTGGCGGAGGAATAATTTGCCCATcactgctctctcctcctcgtttCCCTCCTTCCTTATCTGTTACATCCTCGCCTCCtgctctcactcctcctcctccctggagGAAAGGGACAGGGGACGGAGATGTGGAGGACGTGGGGAGGATAGGTTTGCCAtagactgtggagagaaagggaaagggacagatattgatttattttcccttGAGGGGATTTTAACAATTATTACAAAACTAGCCTCAGCCTAAATATACATTCCAACCTCTAATTTAATCTGTCGTTTAATTACCTGCTTTGACGGTAGTTCTATTGCTGAGGGATCCATAGTTTTTAGCCTGAGGCTGCTGGAGGTACATGCTGTAGATGGAGCTGCTGTTCATGGTGGCAGGACCCTTCCTGGGGGACTGGGGCCTGGAGGGATGGTCCGGGACGTAGGGGCGTACGGCCACAGCTGGAGGGGGATCTGTTCGCTCTGTTTGTGGGGACAGTGGAGAGGGCTGGGCTGTGTGCGGAAAAATGTAAGATATAGAATTAAcatgataaaacatttttttgcaaACTATTCACCTAAATAGATTCTTAGTAAGTCAAAGACCAATGTAACTCGAAACAACTCTCGTTTAATGACCTTGGTTTGAATTAGGAGGTACAGAGATACGATGTTGTATttgctgtgaggaggaggaggatgatgaagaggaagatgacgGGGCGTTGGCAACGTTTGATCGACGCCAGCCCAGTGTACCAGGGGCAGAGCGGGGCAGGGAGCTGGTGGCAGAGTGATGCCCTGCCGCCTGGTGGGTGGCACTGGGGTAGGTACCGTAACCAGAGGGAAGCTGGTGGGAGAAGGAGATACAGAAGTGCAAATGGAGAGAGAATTTAAAAATGAGTGACCAAACAGCCTCATTAAAGATGGAGAATTTTCTCCAGAGATATTTCTTGGGTTTGGAAAGTTCATATTTACTCAGCTGGCCTTCAAAGTGGCAGCTAAGGAGGCCTTTAGTAAAAATGATGAATATTTAAAAGGGACTTACTTGAACACCTTTTATTACAGAATTCATGAGAATATATAATATTGTAGTATGATGACGATGATGCTCATATTATCTCTCAATGTATAGAGTATAAACACTACCTGTTCTGGACTGTTGGTCCTCCAATCGGACACACTCTTACTGATGCTAGGCCATGATGCTTCATTGGCtaaatggagagagagggagttggTGAGAAAGGGACAAAGGTTACAACAGGAAAGGCAATTAAGGAGAGGGAGTGAtgaagacagacacaaacagaggaacCATCAGTGTGTTGAAAGTAGTAAGAGGTAAGATGGTAGTTGTAGGAGAAGGAGACGTTGAAAGAACAGCAAAAAGTGTCTGGTTGCTAGAATATttcaaattacatttacataGCAGTATGACACTCGAATAGTTAAATAGTAGTGTAAAAATAAagtcaataaaataaatgcatagtGTTATCTGTGGTTATAGAACAATATTCAGCGCTTTTTCAAGTCTTATTGACTGTTATTGCTTTACAATACAAGTCACATCTACCCAttcacagccatcaggggcaactTCAAGTTTATTAACTTGCCCAAGGAAACATCAGCATTCAGACTGGAGGAGGTCAGGATCAAACAACCGCGCGTTAGCACGTgactctcccccctctctctgtctctctctcaattcAATTTCAAAATTCAAGCCTCAACATAACAAATAGTGTTACATAACAAGACAAGCACTTAATTGCTTAACAACCACTCTCCATGTTCAGATTGGTGATTACTGTCTATTTCCAACAGTAAATATCATTTACTTTCCTCTTGCATCATGAGCTTGGTTAACAAATGTATCTATAATGTTGTTGTTGCAATGGTCACTGGTTAATGTGTATCTGAGGATGAAAAAGGCAAACATTTGCGGTAACTGACAGTAACCGACATTCTATTGACTTTTGGGTGCTGTTCAACAGCAACTTTCATCACCAATTACAATGGGTGGTTGTTTAATGAAGGAAACCCaacaacacatttcaaaacCCAGACAAAACCATTTGCCTTGAAGGTTTAAAGCCCACTTGACTGACTGTGCTAAAATGCTaagcttttaaataaatgagcccaatgctgtaaacaaaagtaTCAGCTTGGATGTGACAGTCGGACAGTCCTGAGGCCAGTGACCTGGCTTAATGCTTCACAGTCAACATCAGCATGTTAGCACCCATTGAAAGAAATGTGCGAAGTTAGAGTTTAGAGTGTTAGCACACTAACATGTGCTAATTAGCATTTATTTGGACAATGAAAGTACAATAAAcctttcttaaaaaaaacatttctaaagtAGTATGTCAAATGCCAGGTAGACTTTTCCTTATAGCTTAAGCAATGGCCTGGTTGAATATGATTGTAAAAGCCTAAACAATTAATTTAGTACTTTGTGGTTCATTAAAATTCCACTTAATGTTGGCTTTTTGTCTATTAATCATCTATTGTCAAAGTATGATTTGAATCTGTTACCTAATCATTTGGCCCAGCGATCAATGGTGCGTCACAACTCTGGCGCATATATGCAGTTTACCAGACTAATACTGATTGACTATTGAACCTGGGTGTCCTGCAGTCAGTGCAGTAATCTGTGCTGTGCAACCTGTTGACTGCCGCTGTAACCTGCTGACCTCAGGAAGACAACATTCACGACAGGAAGTAAACAGTCAGCTTTGTGGAAACCTGGCCATCTGCCTGAGAGCCCAGATTAGTTGTAGTCACTGCCTAAGAGGAAAAACGGTACAGGCCTTTGCATTTCCTCCATTACATTACCCAACTGCTAGCTGGCTAAACTCTTGCCTCTGTGGCTTCTAGACACCAACAGTAATGTTAATATTAGCCTCCATGTTGCTATTGCCTAGCCACAGTCTTGTTAACATTTAAGACTTGACTGCATAGCACACTGTATAAACGACTTCCTGCACAGCAACCAAAAGCTCACATGTTCTATATTATGGCGAGAAAATACTGGATGAAGTGAGATAGAGCTCCAGAAGTAGCCATAAGAAACAGAATCTTTTTTATCAGCACCTCTAGAGCATATTAACAAGACAAGACTATTGCAAGTCACCACCCAGCCAAGAGATAGATAAGCTTATTACCCATAAACTTTAAACTCAAATTAAACAAACTAGATAATGAATTAGCTTTAGAGGTGACGGTAAGTGGATATTGTTACTTTTGGACAGAGCCAGACTAGTTCCTTTGTTTGAGATAAGCTCATTTGCTGAGAGCTGTGGCGACgcatttaacaaacaaacacaagagtGGTATCAGTCTACTTGTGGCAAGACAATAAATAAGCTTATTTCCCACAATGTCTAACTATTTAATAGTCAGTGTTAAATTAATTCCACGTGTTTTATAATACCCTACATTACACCTACCTATCTAGCTATATCCAGAAATCATTGATTGGAAAAGTCTTTCTTTGTAACAGACGCATGAGAAGCATTGAAGCCAATTGGTCATTACCACagacatataaatataaaacaacctaaaatgtcagaaaccacTTTTGACATGTGCTTTCACTTTTTAGTGGGAGGGGTGGTTTATGATCTTAACAgcagccagtcaccagggggcaatccagatgctttggcttcagttGTAGGGTGTTGCCCCGTCAATCCTCTTTATATAGAGAtctaacacttcacccacctctcAATCGGCAAATTGGTAAGTAGATAAtgagtacattttcatttttgggggaACTATCCCTTTGCTGTCTGATGATTCCAACAACAGCTGCCAGACGCTCCTTTAAAaatctcaaacacacatacacacacattataatATATACCACATTATATATAGTGTACCTCAGACTTCCTTTCATTCATCTGCTGTGCCTGCCTGCCCAGCAGACTGTTGACATAAGTTACAACAATGTATTTTCCGAATTATATAAGCAGGGATAACAAATAAAGCCGTGGCATTTGCTGTTGCTCATCAAGAACACAATGGGATTTGTGACCTTGTTGGTTAAAGACACTTATAAACACAAAAGTTTCACTAAGTGAGTAGAAATTGTATCCTTATTCAAGCCAAGGTGTAATGATGTTTTACCATAAGCAACAGTAGTGTCTCAATATTCTCGCATTAACCTGATTAAGCCAATAATCAGAATAAGACAGTGTCATGTTAACTGCATTTTCTAATTAGCTTAACTTTAATAAGTTCATACTCGGAATAAGCAATAATTGAACTAAGACTTGTGTTGTATTCCGACCTTAGTCACACTATGTAGATGTATATCTATTCTCAAAGGAATTTTCACACCTTCAGTCACCAACTTCTTGATGATGACACATGCCCTGGGTGTAACCAAGacggaaaaataaaaaggactCGTACCTTTTGTAACATTTAAGAGAAAACACCCAAAATGGTATATGGTAGCATCGTACATGGTTGCGCTTTTAAAACTGGCAGAATACagtgggatgtaacaaagtgAGTCGAAATCAGGGACATGTATGATGAATGGAATATTTTATTCCCAAATAATGTCTACACCATAATCCAAACAATGTTGTCTTCTGAAGAAGATCAATGGATGGAATATTGCTTTCCATGTAAAAAGActcaatatgtgtgtgaatgtgaatatgATTACTGACTAGGAAAATCATTTCATCATTCTATTTTGTTACTTTTGGGCAGATTGTTTCAGACTTTGTAAGTAAACTGAAGGTGATGAATTCACTGTATTGAACCATCTAAAATCTAACATAGAATAACTGACCATGAGACTCAGTCCAGGCTGTGGTTTGCCCTCAGTATATTGTCTTATGCTGTCCTTTCTAACCCCCGAGCAGCTGCTGGATATCAGATGTCCTGTCGGTGTCCTCATACACGTGACCCTTACATTCTGAGGTCACTTTCTGTAGCTGACTCAATTATGTTCTCTCTCTAAACCATCTGTTCTGTATAGTTAGACATGACACAGACTGTATGGTTTCAATGCAACCTTTGATGTTTCAGGGTCattcaaacatatatatatgtatatactgtGTAAAGTGCATtgagataatatatattatgatttggaACAATACAAATTccattgaattgaattgaacttGTGAAATCACAGACTGGTGAGGAAGGATTCTACTATTAACACGCCCGCTACACCCTGACATGTGTATGGAAGAGTGAGTAACCAGGTGCTGCTAACGTATTACTGCAGCTAGAGGTGAGTAAGTTTCTCTAGCCCCTTCTACGGACTCACTGTTGTCACTGTCGACCCCCTGAGGGGACCCTGGTCCCTCCCACGTCTCTGTGGGTTCAGACAGGACGATGTCTAAATCTGACACTTTCCACTGGCTGGGAGGATTCCTGCTGCCATTCCTGTCCTCCTCTGCGCAGCCAAACCCACCAGCAAAGTGACAACCACCAAAACGACAACAACGACATGCACAACAGGGACATGGCCACGGCGACATCATCATAATGATGCCACAGGATGGTAACAGCAACAGtcacaacaccaccaccacgacatcaacaaatgacaaaacaaTAATCAGTGACGTACACATCCACATTTAGGgtgacatcaacaacaacagatgagGGGAAAGGAAGACGAGGAgcaaaaagacagagaaaggaAGTAGAAGGACAGTGAGTTAGAGCTTGGACAGACATATCAGACAGTGCAGCCAGAAAAACTCAAGTaaaagacaggaaatgatttTGGACCAACCTGAGAGGGAACGGGTGTGGGTGAGTGGGGTGGGTTTGGGTGGAGGGTCAACTGGCAGGTGATAACCGGCCTCCTGTCTCCCCTCCGCTGGAACCTGGATGTAGGGGCAGACAGCTGCCACTCGACCCAAAACTCCACCAGCAGGATGGGAAGAGGACTGAGGGGAGGACAGGCCTCCTCCATTTATACGGCTTAACTAGAGGAGTcaagagaaagagtgagacatcaACTTAGGCTGTCAGGACAAATTGGAGGTGTTTCTACATACTGTTTAGCCGTGAATAAAAATCCATGTTAAGCAGTAAACTTTTGTACCTCAGCTCTCTTCTTGTGCAAGCGTTCTCGCAGATCTCCGATGCGTTGATCCATCACTGTCACCTGGGTGTTCCTCTTGTTTAGCAGCTCCTTGTTCTGGGACAACTTGCTGCTCTGCTCCAGGTTATGGCGGTTACGAGCCTAAACACAGCAGACAGAAATACACGGTGCTTACATGCTCAAGTCACTGAAAACTGTTCCTAGGTCAAAGAAATGAGGTGGGAAGTGTCATTTACCTGCAGCTCCTGGTAGAGTTTCCTCAGCTCCAGCGCTGCAGGGCCCGAGAGGGGCGACCCTTTCTGGCCTGTGGTGGTACCATGGCCCCCCGTGGGTGCCCCCTGAGGCGGCGCAGAGTGAAACTGAATGCGCCCTTTCCTCAAATCCTCCAACTGCTGAGTCAACTGGTGAAACAGTTTTACACAGAACTTAACAACTCCTCTGACACTTAGGTTACATCTATActaatatgttttcatttgaaaacagtgttttcaaactaaaatgatctCTCTCAATAAAAGCGTTTCGGCTCAAAATTCAATTTTTCCCATCCGCACTAACACTCCTGAAAGTACATATCATATGACATCTCACTTACACTGGGCATGCGCATGCAGATGTGAACGGGAAGGTATTCATGTGTCGGCATACACAGGAATTGTTCGATTACTAGCTCATCTATTAGGCATGTACGTATTTGTATCGTTGTAGAGTGCAGAATTTAACTGAATAACAGCCGTtagaataatatgaataatagacaacaacaaacaagccTCAGCATTACCTGGTCAACTCGGACCACTGCAGACTGCAGCTCTGCCTGCTTCTCCTGAAACAAGCTGCTCACATGGTCTATCTCGGCAGCTGCAGACGGGAGAGAAGTTATATTCACAGTGAATGAGATCACTGCTGATATCTTCATTTTGTGAGAAGTGTGTATGCATCTACAGCAATATGTATACATATTTTATTCAcagcaaatatttgtatatattagtCCCTGAATACATCATAGGCACATCATATAAACACTCAAAGAATACACACTGTATAGTGCTGTTTTGCACATGCTCCCTTCATGTTTCAGTAGATTAGATTCATtgtctttttaatatttatagtcATAAACTGCAGTGGCTGTAATCACAGTCATCATCCTGTGTGTTCAGTGGGTTTAGGCTTACAGAGGTTTCCGTTGATCAGTTTGCTGTAGTCCACTTGTCCCCTCATGGCTCGGATCTTTTTCAGCTTTGCTTCCTGAGTCTCTACTCGCTCCTTCAGCCGCTGCAGCTTCTCAGCTTCAGACTAAACCAGAGAGAAGAACACAAACCACCCGGGATAAAGgttcatttgcattttcatctcATTAGCTACTGAAATatcaacaaaaaactaaataactgTGTCTCCATAACTCGGGTTGAATAAACAGGgcttgtttaaaatgttaagtTTGCTATATCCATTCAGTTAGCAGTTGGAACTTGGAAGCCAGTATCTACAGGATGAATTACAGAGACAATTTGAATGGACATATGACCATGTGTGCTGTATTggagcaaacttgaaaaaatgtTAACCTCTCCTTGAGACTGATAGAAGACATAAGGATCCCACCTGTGTCTGTCCCTGGTTGGATCTGCCTCCCTGATGAAGATACCTCAGTCTCTGCTCCTACAGGAAAAAGAGGACATGATGAGTTTGGTGATTTTCATACATTTACAGCTACATTTTCTGCTGTGTAGACTTGTTGGCATTGGCACCAGACTTACTGCTATAAATATTTCTTTCATCATCCAAAAcctacacctcctctctccctctattgCAGATAGTGTCTCTCACTTGAAAGTCCTGGGAACCTGGTTTCTCTATTTTTACTATGGCCCTGTTCAGATATTAACATTTGTCTTGGGTGATCTGATCATAAATTTACTTTTTGCTTAGGCTGCACTGTGGCTCTAATGTAAATAACGAGACACAGGTATATTAAAATCCATTATGCACACACAATCTCTAAAGGGCACTGAAAAAGCTGATAGGAGAGTGCTTCACAGTACAGATGGATAAGGATCCAAGACTTAGTGCAAAAGTTAACCAAGAGCATCTCCAGGCAAATAAATATTCCCCTGTActaaaaaggaataaaacagAGGAATCACTGCAGACAAAACTGAGACATAATGACCCTAAAACAAGCTGTAATTGAAACATCTGCAGTAGTGACCTGGCAAAGCATCTAATGGGAGGAAACGTAGGCTTTCCATAAGTTCCAGACTTCAGGCGTCGCTTTATATCTGTTTGTCAAATAGTTTTAGAGCCTCTGATAATAGAGGGATTACATATAAAAATGGCAAATCCTTGAATTGTTATCACACATTTTTTGTCAAACACCTTTAATTAAATCTTACAATTTTTACTCATCTCaaggatttagtttttcaaaTAACGGTAGAGATGTACAGGCACTGTCACTGTTGAAATGGCCTACTGTCTGTTACTTTGGGAACTATGTGGCAACGGATTTTTGTTGAAATGTAGGCATTTATGTAATAAACCTCCTCAcacattataaaacaaaaatcctgcaatcctgcagagaaagaggaaagcaagagatggatagatagatggatagagagatagagagagatagatagataaagagagagagaggaagagagatgcCCTGTGTGATGCTGACTGAGGCAGTTTACACCTCTCTAGTGCTGGCACGTAGTACAGCTGacctgtctctctatctctcacacacacacacacacacacacatacacacacacacacacacacacacacacacacacacatatacacacacacacacacacacacacacacacacatacacacacacacacacacacacacacacacacacacacacacacacaaatagagaaATGGAATGTTGGCAAGAACCCTCCCATCATTCACtggaaccaaacacacacattcacacacattcacacaaacatgcacataaaCTTTCACACACATAACACATTACATAACTGTAGCTCGTTTTGTTACATAGACAATGCTGCAAAAAACATGGAAGCACTTTTTGTTTACCTTTTATAAATGGAAATCCTAAACCCACTTTGAACTAATTATGGATCAGATAATGGAAACTGCCTCCACATGGCggatgagagagggaaacaCTTGAACACTGGAAGGAAACACTGGGGGATTGCTGATTGCTGCTTTAAAAATGCTGTGTATCAGCATTAAGTAGCCACAATGGGTTTTGGAAAAAACAAAATTGGACAAATCAATGTTGGTATTTGAAAGTACAATTTCCTTtggaaaacatttgtatttgttttagtcTAAGTGAACATGCTATCACATGAACATAAGTTCTCAGAATCAGGTTTGTGTTGGCTCACCCTGGTGACTCTTTCCTGGAGTACAATTCTACTTCAACATCCATCTGTGGTTCCCCCTGCTGACCTCACTTCCTGTAAAGTCAAAAGTCACTTCCTAACGTGGGAACCGGGGACGAGGGACCAtgagctgcctctctctctcacacacacaccaaggtgAATGGTTGTCTATTGCATCaaatggatttgttttttttctctccagtccCTAAACTCTGACCTGGATTACATGTTCTGTTTCAAAGGAAGACGTATGAGccatcatccacacacacacacacacacacacacacacacacacacacactcacacacattcctccGAGGCCAGCTCCTGGGACTGACCTTTTCAGGCGGACCCTAACGTAGATAACCTTACAGTTCCTGACAGGTAATAGATTTAAGTTACCTTGGCGAGCAGCATCTGTTGCTGAGCCTCTATCTGTTGCTGTTGTCTTGTGGCCATTTCCTGGAGCTCGGAGAGGGTCAGCTCCACACGGGGGATCTACACACGCGAGGACACACACAAGAGTTGCATATATTAATTCAACCTCCCCCTGTGTATTTCTATGACACATAGCTAAGATAAGGACTGACGACACAAGATgacacacagctgcagacacacatcacCTCACACTTTAGGTCATTGAGCCGCCCCAGTGTGCTACGATGTTATTACCAGCAGCTGGTGGCCTTGTCAGCGGGACATATCGTAGTATTGGTTCGAGGGAAAATGTCTGTATCCTTTCTGCCCGGGTCATCACAGTGCTGTGACAATGACATCAACGGCTGGAAAAAATCTAATCACTGATTATGTGTCCTGATTTTTACTGACAGAGCCGGGCACACACTGGAACACCTTGTTAAGTGGCTGGGCAGAACAAACATTCCTTTGATTACATGATGAAatgtttgtgcctgtgtgtgtgtaagtatgGCTTTTTTTGGGTGGGGTCATGGGTGGATGGgttggtgggtgggggggggggggagaaatgcCTCTAGCAGACAACAGCGGAAGGTTTCAGCCCAGCTACATCCTGCTATTGTGTTTGTTCACTCATGGATACACGCAGACAAACAGCATCTGGTCTGCTGCATTCATTTCAAGTGGGGAAGCAAGACAATAAAAAAGTTTTCAAATTTTATCCAGCGGGAAATGATGAATCCACGACATGAAGGCAATAACCTAAATAACGCTGGAAGACTGCTTCAACACCAGGGGGCTCTGTACTGTATCATGATAAACCATCACAATAGACCGGGATGATTTGAACAGGCCTGGGACCAAAGCTGAAAAAGTATAGTTTCTACCAAGTTAAAACATAAACGCTGAAACTCAAAGAAACTCACAGTTCATTTAGTCTCAATCCAGAATTTATGAATTCCACCTACAGTAGAATTGTCTGTTGACTTAGATTAAAATGAAACCCTGAGGAACCCCAAAATGAATCTGCCTTAAAGAATGTATTTCTGATCTCAGTGTGTGAAGGTTTTCAGAGACTAAAGTATGGccctttttgtaaaaatataatgTGTGGTGTGAAAGGTTACATTATGTGTTGAAGCAGTCTTACTATAGTAATGTAAACTTTTACACCAGCTACATTTACACATGTTAATCAGTCCAAAGAGATCTTGAGCTGGAAGATAGTTtgaaaaaatggtttaataataataataattcaactGAGTTAAACATACTAAATTAAAATTGATCGTGAAAAACCCATCTTCTCTACCTTAAACAAATGTCTCAGTAACTCTAAATAACCATATACTGTCAGCACTTTTAAATGGGAACTCTTCTGTACTGCAGGTAAAATCTTGATATGGTTGAACTTGATTAACTGCCTGCACTAAGCATTGCCTTAAAACAACAGTTGTACATGAAAGCTGTAGATACAGTATATCAGACTgtagtacatttaaaaaaatctccaATTCAAGAATATTGCCTTGAACAAAGCCACACAGATTAAACTCATTATATGCCAGAGATCAGAGAGAAATAGTTCAGAACAGTTAAATCCAATGGCACTGAGGCTTCCGTCAGTTTTGTTAAATGTTCCGAATACATCTTTGAACAC contains these protein-coding regions:
- the LOC128450387 gene encoding apoptosis-stimulating of p53 protein 1 isoform X3, giving the protein MRGFFGRVLERLVFVSKNLNLSKCRKQRKKVSCRKTKPSVILTVYLNDTQQMLTEVPVSPATRVTDVVEYCKEAGEGECHLAEVWNGHGSQQPLEQSWTSEATESANDRIPRVELTLSELQEMATRQQQQIEAQQQMLLAKEQRLRYLHQGGRSNQGQTQSEAEKLQRLKERVETQEAKLKKIRAMRGQVDYSKLINGNLSAEIDHVSSLFQEKQAELQSAVVRVDQLTQQLEDLRKGRIQFHSAPPQGAPTGGHGTTTGQKGSPLSGPAALELRKLYQELQARNRHNLEQSSKLSQNKELLNKRNTQVTVMDQRIGDLRERLHKKRAELSRINGGGLSSPQSSSHPAGGVLGRVAAVCPYIQVPAEGRQEAGYHLPVDPPPKPTPLTHTRSLSANEASWPSISKSVSDWRTNSPEQLPSGYGTYPSATHQAAGHHSATSSLPRSAPGTLGWRRSNVANAPSSSSSSSSSSSQQIQHRISVPPNSNQAQPSPLSPQTERTDPPPAVAVRPYVPDHPSRPQSPRKGPATMNSSSIYSMYLQQPQAKNYGSLSNRTTVKAVYGKPILPTSSTSPSPVPFLQGGGGVRAGGEDVTDKEGGKRGGESSDGQIIPPPSVDNIPRPLSPTKLTPVAHSQLRYQSDADLEVLRRRLSNAPRPLKKRSSITEPEGPQGPNIQKLLYQRFNTLAGGMEGGSGNTFYQPECLLGDMDNIHSANGNVEPGDKHISVAAVEGKVQNLNSDSRRLSPPSISIETSKESTATSETTNNVSPSTQPSPFPSPDRPEDQNNNKQRGSSPTNNSVGQASPSPPAPPPLPKAKRTNLKKPSSERTGHGLRVKFNPLALLLDASLEGEFDLVQRIIYEVENPSMPNDEGITPLHNAVCAGHHHIVKFLLDFGVNVNAADSDGWTPLHCAASCNSVHLCKMLVESGAAIFATTISDVETAADKCEEMEEGYTQCSQFLYGVQEKLGVMNKGLVYALWDYTAQQADELPFSEGDGPTVLTRRDETETEWWWARLNDREGYIPRNLLGLYPRIKPRQRSLA